The following DNA comes from Miscanthus floridulus cultivar M001 chromosome 5, ASM1932011v1, whole genome shotgun sequence.
TTCAGTTCGACAGCCATGAAAACAACACAAAGGCTCAGCACCTGGATGAATCTCCAAGGACCACGCGTAGGGTGCCACTCATCCTTGTCCCAATGTGCTGGTGTGAACTGTCCCAGCATCCTTTTTACCTAAGGAGAAGAAAATGCAAAATAAATAAACTCTGAAAAAAGGTCAGCTATCAATGTTAAATTACTGGTGAGAAAAAGAGAATAACTTATGGAGGCTATTATTTCTACTACAGTCattaaagaaaaaagagaaaaagaaaaatatgcattTGTATACTTCTGTTTTTTATGTTAAGGCCTATGTGTTATAGTTAACCTATCAAACATATATGAAAGTGTGAGCTGTTGCATTGAAAAACTTGAGATGTACTCAAATAACACAAGTACAGGCTAGCTAAGGGACATTTTAAGAGAACAGAGAGCATCTTGTCTTGGTTTCTCAGCACATCCCACATGCCCAGGACTTATCACCTTATCATAGGATTAAAGTAGGACAAACATCATGTACAGTTTGGGAGCCAATATGTTCCCTCAAAGAGGAACATCCACCAAAACTGGGAAATAGATCCAGCTCAACTGCATGCTCTGCAGAACAGCTCATTTGCCTAAACATCCAATGAACATACCTTACTGATAATGTTGGGTTGGCGGCTCAAACCAACCCATTCATATGTCCTCCCATCAAAGTACCGCACAGTTTTCATTCCAGCCCAAATACCTGAACCATAGACAAAATGGTCTCAGTCAATAAGTGCTGAAACCTTGCAGATAAATATAAATGGCTAAATTATGCCACAATCAGTATAAGACTTAGGAAATGCATATAAAGATGACACGGAGAAGAACCACCAAATTGGAGAGGAACGATAAACAAGGGCAGCAACTGACTTTACAGAGAGATGCATGAAAACATTCTCTATTCAGCAGCTAATAAACCAGTTCATAAAGTACAATTACTACAAAACTCATAGCTTTGTTCTCATCAAAACCTAAGGATTTTTTTAACATTATATTTCTTATTTGAGTCACCATATTACCATGTTTGATGTACCAAGGGCATGTCCAAGAAAATCACTAAGGTATTGTGATGTAATTAAAGTATCAAGGGCATCAGAGGACACCACATAATTAGTGTATAGTACAGTAAACCAACGTTGCCAATAAGTCAATAGATCCATAAAAAAAGGTTGGTTTCAATATATATGCTAAATGCAGGTATTCAGGGGCTACCCAAACAAGCGTATACAGAAAATTACTAAAACCATATATAAATCTCACCAAACCAATTGCAGATCAATATGTCTAGGACAATGCTATCCCACCAGCACTCGTTGAAATTCGGCAACATATGACGAAAAGTGAGCTGCAGGACATATAACGCTACATTAGGAACCTGGGTTTGGAAAGCACAAGTCAAGAGGAATTTGACCACAACATAAAGAGTATACCTCCATTAACTCAAAACCAATTGATAAGGCCCACAAAAGTGGTTGGTTTCGTATCATTATAGCCTTACCCCACCATCCAAGGATATGAGCGATAACAAACTCATCAAAAATGATCTCCTAGAAAAACCTATATTCAAATCAGTAACTTGAAGCATATTGAATAGTCAAGACTGCTTAGTCAGAAATATATGATGAAACGAAATTGAACAAAAAGGAAAGTAGGTCGGTGAATGAAGTCATCATACATAAACATTGTTAAACCTGCTTTTCGGATGATCAGGTACATATATGCGGCAATCAGTTCCATAAGATCTTTCAGGCAATTCTGCTCAAAGTACAAATATCAAATCAgtatttatcaagcattaaatCTACACCACTAAGACTGATTAGAAAGTTAAATGCATTACCGACACCAAGATCAGGATGAAGATACTTCATGAATTGCCTAGCATCATCACGAGTCTGCAAAACAAACTTAATGAAAATATGAAATGCCATACTGACTAGGTTTTGCTGCTCTTCTCTTTAAAATCTTCGCCACTGAACTCTGACTTGCCGAAATACTGTTTTATCTTATGAGGATGAGCCATTGAGTAATAAAACAACATAACATCAGAGTAGAGATATGGAGGGAAAATTTGGGACTGAGATTGGTTTCACATGGTGGAAGCACAGCAGTGCATAGCTCCTGATCTGGTTTCAATCTTCGGCAGGAGGGGGTGAAAGCACCCCTATTAAAGAAAGAGATGGACAATCGTATTAAAGTATTTACACAATTTCTTAACTTCACAAACATAGTGATGCATAATAAACTCATTGGACAGAAATGAACTTCTGTCAAAACAGTCCgctgattttatttatttattttgtaaaAATCATACAAGATTTGACAAAATGCTTAGCATTTGGACTGCCTACAAGAATAGCCTTTACCATCTGAAACACAGGAATATAATATGCCATCTAGAAATGTTTCTACTGTATAGATAAGCTACAACCTACCACCATACATTGTAATTCTCTTTAGCCACCCACTTACCCTAGTTTCAAACTAAGCTTTACTCTCTCCAGTTTACGCCAAATTGTGCATTATACTTGTTGTTGGTACTCTTTCATTTTGATTGTTAAATCCTCTGTTTTTATTAAGAAAATAGCCAGTGACTTATCATTAGTTCAAGTGAAGGGTGACCTCAAGTATTAATAAAATTAAGGACCTACGCTAGGCAGGAAAAAAAGGACAGGGACATCAATGTGATTCATTACCAATGCACAAAATAGTTGGTAACGATAAAGATTTGCTTAATAATAGATATAAAACAAAATAGAATGCAACACTCTTGACAATTCATGCAGTGAAAGaatctttttaaaaaaatattgaaCAAAGTTAATGAAAAACTGCATTCACCTGGAAAAGCAAGAAAGTGAGGGCGACAAGGTAAACAACTGCCATCCCATGAACTAGCCTCCAAATGGCAGGATGTGGTCTAATGAGTACACTAAATCACAGCAGAAGTATATGTCAGTAACAGTTTGCATAAACTCAAGATGCCTTAATAACTAAATCTATAGACTTCAAGGAAGTAACTCTTTTCTTCAGATGAAATGAAGCAAACCCATCATTTATTTCAAAGAGAAGGGCATGTCATCTGGGAGCAGAAGTATGAAGCAGGAAAATAACAAATTTGTTATCAGAAAATGTGATTCCACTTATTGTACTGCAACAAAACAAATGAAGCACTCTATGTGGAAAGGTTTTTGCTGAGTCATTTAACAAGATGTTAGATTTGAACAGAGTTTGTGGGAATGCATCACTTTTGTACCACATGACTATTGTCCTTATTATATCTATCCATATGACTATGAGGTACCTCAGGTAAACTGCTTTCTGAAATTTACACTCTCTTCTTGGCTTTGACATGCGTGTTCTctccctcttaatgaaatacacgCTCAGGTGCGTTCGCGAAAAAAGTAAAATGCTTTCAGAAATTTTTACGTGTCTGCGTCCTGAGCAGCTGGTGTTCAGTGCCTTTCTTGGCCTTAATTTTGATGCCCTGGGGACATCTCTACCCATAAGTTGACTTTGTTTTTAATGTGGAGATATAAAACAATAATCAGAGTTGGGTAAAGAGCTCTGTAACTCACGTTGAAGGTGCCTGAAGAAAAGAGTAAGCCAAAAAAACAGCAATCATTGCGAATACACCCCTGTTGACAAGAGATAGTAGAAATTAGTTCATAAGCCCTCCTTAAATGGTAAGCAGCACATGAGACGAAGAAAAATGGTGATCAGAAATACTGAGTTCAGAACCAAGGGAGCATCATAAAAAATATAGCTGCAAGAAAAGCAATAGAAGAGGACCAATCATTACAAATACCTCTTGACTGACGAAACACGATCAGCAGATGAGCTCCTTTCTGGATCGAGAGCACCACTTGCCCAACTGATAAAGAACATGAAACAATACTCATCAAACATAGAAGTCATGTGCATCTGCTAAGTAATATTTTGAATAATATATATAATGGTGGTTCAAATTGAAGAAAAAGGTCCAAAAATACTACAACAGGCCATAACCAATTATACATTATTATTATTTCAAAAAAAAGGATGTTCCTGTCTATAAAATGTTCCACAGATAAAAGACTATGAACTCACATTAAAAAGCATGTTCCCATCAGCAAGAGTGAGATCGTTCGAGGCTTGTATGCCCATGCCGTCCATGGATCTACATCACCAAAATGATCGAGTGGTCTTACACTACCATTGCAGACGGTGCCATTACATCCTCTGCGAGGTTCGTGATGACCATTGACCCCCATTACAACAGCCTTGGCAATTTACTATCTGCAAAATATCCATAGCAGCATTTGAGAATGCATAATAATCCTACTGACCTTCGGAAGACAAAAAATTCACCACTCTTCCACGAAAAAGCAGCATGTAGCTCCAATACTTGCTAATAACTAGCAAATGAATAATATACTACTGAGgccacagaaaaaaaaacaagtagGTACAAGTGGATAAATGTCATGAATGGTCCAGCATATCTGGGAGTAATCACTTGCTTAGAATAGAAGAACAAATTTGGCATAAAAACGGCTGTAGTCGTACCCTAAGCATAAAACCTAATTTGCTAAGTACAAGTTCTACACTGCTTGCTCAATCATTTGGCAGAGATCACTTAATGAGCCCTACTCAGTTCCAAAATGGTTTCGGTGGCATTGAGGCTAGGTGCCAAATCCCAAACCCGAAATACTTCCGGCTATTATTCCAAAATAACAGAAGTGGTGTGGTGTGCTGCAATCAGAGGCTGCGTTAGAGCAGAGCACAGCACAGCAGACGGAACCTGAAGCAGCAAAGAACAAGGCCGAGCAAAGGAAAAATACATACATTCCCACGAAGAAGAGCACCAAAACCAAAAGGGATCGAGCAATTCAAAAGAAACGCATATAAAAAAAACAGCCCGTGGGTTAACAACTGTCGAAATAATTAGGGCGAACAGTGATCCGTACACATCGTCCAAATTAAGAAGGCAGAAAAGCTAAGACACAGCAGCTTTTGCGAGGCAGCAAAAAGGCCCAGAATTTGAAGGTGCGCGCATCAAATCCGGTGGAAATCCGCCGGCCGGCGACTCCCACGAACGAGAGCGCCCTCAGGTTCAGGTGAAGTGCGCACCAGAGAAAAGGTTAGCACCGGGCAAAGCAAAGGCTGCTGGATGAGCAGTCAAACGCAGCAGATTGATGCAATGCAGGCAATGAAATCGAGGAAAAAAAGACGCCTTTACAACAGCATATAAAGACATCGGAAAAGGCGGCGTTCCGTTGAGCCCCGCAGGTCCGCACGCCCGCGAGAAACCACCGCGGTGGTTCGCCGGGCGAACACGGCCAGGAGCGTATAACCGAAACAGTAACTGCCGGTCCACAACGGCAGGGTAGCCGCCGGCAGCCAGCGGCAGAGACCGTGCCGCTGCGTACGGTGCCCCAGGACCGGGGCATAACCGCAGGAACGGGGCGTGCCAAAACAGGATTAGGGCAGCTAATATCTCCCCCGAGCCGAAAAGCTGATCCGCGGAATTTGTGCGGGGACGGCGATGGGAACCGGAACATGGGCAGCGTGGAGGAAAGGGAGGCGGCCAGGGAAGCGGGGGGAGGAGAAGTGCACGTACGCGGTGGAAAGCGACAGCAGCGTGCCGGTCGTACGATCCCGCGTGCGGGGAGATCCAGGCCGTCGAAAGCGACCCAGGGAGTTGCTGTCCCTCTCCTTGCTcggtttctttctttctttctctctctccaacgcagctgctgctgcagcggcggcggctgttcgcgAGGGGGAGTTTgtagagagagaaagagacaggatgtagagagagagagggagggagggggaggcCAGGAGAGGGTGCGGGGGGATATAGAGAGGGATAGAATGGAGTGTAGCCCTGCGAGGAGGCTGCGAAGTGCGAATCTTCTCTTCTtcttaagagagagagagagagaggcagtcAAAGAAGCggcttgagagagagagagagagagagagagagagaggaagaaatcGGAGTCTTGCAGGGGATCATTGGGGCATTGATGATGGTTCACTCGCTGGccccctctttctctctcctcttttctctctttctctctcatagACAGAGGTAGGAGGAGAGTAGGACCCGCCATGGAggtgccaccaccaccatcctctTCTTGGTTTAATCATAAGACGCCAAAATAAAACTTAACTGATGTCTCCCAGTCCAGTGCCACTGTGCTCGTTAAGCACAGCTAGCTAGCTAATGCCACACATGGGGGGCGGTTTTATAATGTCAAACTGTAAATCTAGCCAGTACAAATGCTTAATAATTTATTAATAGTTTGGCAAATACATGTAAAGTAGTGAGGCATCTTTACTTATTCTAGGcttgatctttttttttctttttttcagttAAATTTGAATAATTTCTTTTTCTGCCATTGCAATTTTGCACAATCTTTTTATTTGGTCAAAATAAGGGATTACAATAAGCGAGGAAGAAATCTCTTGGAATAGCACCCGTTGAAATCTTGGAACCAGTTGAAATCTTGGCGCCCATGCTCATCTTAGGGCATATTTAGATCAGCTAGAGATATAGTTAGTGCAAAAAAACGTCAAAATAATTGGAGTTAGCCTAACAACTAGTTGAAGCCTCGACTAGaccctgtttggtttctacagacgctcctaaaattcctgtcacatcgaatgtttagacacatgcatggagtattaaatataaattaattacataacttgcgactaatttgcgagatggatcttttaagcctaattagtccatgatttgacaacgtggtgctacagtaaacatgtgctaatgccagattaattaggcttaaaaaatcgtctcgcaaattagcctccatctatgtaattggttttgtaattaatctatatttaatgctctttattaatatctaaacattcgatgtgacatgaattttaggagcgactaaagaaccaaaacACCCCTAAATTAGTCCTCTCCTGTTTGAATGGGCTAGAGTTAAAAGTTAGTTGGCTAACAATTACCTATATGCATCCAGAAGGGCTC
Coding sequences within:
- the LOC136449672 gene encoding CDP-diacylglycerol--serine O-phosphatidyltransferase 1 produces the protein MGVNGHHEPRRGCNGTVCNGSVRPLDHFGDVDPWTAWAYKPRTISLLLMGTCFLIWASGALDPERSSSADRVSSVKRGVFAMIAVFLAYSFLQAPSTVLIRPHPAIWRLVHGMAVVYLVALTFLLFQTRDDARQFMKYLHPDLGVELPERSYGTDCRIYVPDHPKSRFNNVYEIIFDEFVIAHILGWWGKAIMIRNQPLLWALSIGFELMELTFRHMLPNFNECWWDSIVLDILICNWFGIWAGMKTVRYFDGRTYEWVGLSRQPNIISKVKRMLGQFTPAHWDKDEWHPTRGPWRFIQVLSLCVVFMAVELNTFFLKFCLWIPPRNPLIVYRLVLWWLIAIPTIREYNTYLQDSKPFKKVGSFCWLSLAICIVELLICIKFGHGLFPKSMPSWLITFWSTAALLLVLFVWTWKYRTMIRKRI